The following DNA comes from Streptomyces pristinaespiralis.
CGCTGCGCGAGCGGCCGCAGGCGCTCCATCACCCGGTCGCCCGTCTCGTCGCCGACCGGGTCCTGGCAGAGGAAGACGACGATGCCGTCGGGCCGTGGGCCACGGCGTCCGCTGCCCCGGATCAGACACTCCGCGAGCTGGGCCGCGACGGGTTCCCACTCCCGTGGCGAACGCGGGATTCCGAGCCGCAGTCTTCCCCCGAAGCGTCCATTGCTGCCATGCAGGGCGACGAGGACGATCGAATCGGTCGGGTGGAAGCCCATCATGTACGGAAGCGCGTCGGCGAGTTCGCCAGGGCCGCGCAGGGTGATCTGCTGGTCGGGGCCTGATCCGGTGAGGTCGTGGTGCTTGTTCATGCTCCGACGGTCCCGTGCGGGCCCCACCCGCCGCGACCCCTGTGGATAAAGTTGTCCACAGGTCACCGGCTCGTTCGCGCTTTGTCGGTGTCATCGGGTTGCATGGGTGCATGACCAACGCAGACCGCGTGGAGCTTCGGGCTTCCGCCGATTCCGTACTGGCCCGGCTCGTCTCCGACACCTCCGGCCGCGCCCGGCTGCGTGAGGACCAGTGGCGGGCCATCGAGGCGCTCGTCGCCGACAAGCGCCGTGCGCTGGTCGTGCAGCGGACCGGATGGGGAAAGTCCGCGGTCTACTTCGTCGCCACCTCCCTGCTGCGGGCACGCGGCAGCGGCCCCACTGTGATCGTCTCTCCCCTGCTCGCGCTCATGCGCAACCAGGTGGAGGCCGCGGCCCGGGCGGGTATCCGCGCCCGGTCGATCAACTCGTCCAACACCGAGGAGTGGGAGACGATCCAGTCCGAGGTGGCCGCGGGCGAGGTCGACGTTCTGCTCGTGAGCCCCGAGCGGCTGAACAACCCCGACTTCCGAGACCAGGTTCTGCCCCGCCTCTCGGCCGCGACCGGGCTGCTCGTGGTGGACGAGGCCCACTGCATCTCTGACTGGGGCCATGATTTCCGGCCCGATTACCGCAGGCTGCGCACCATGCTCGCGGAGCTTCCCGCCGGCGTCCCCGTCCTCGCGACGACCGCCACCGCCAATGCGCGGGTCACGGCGGACGTCGCGGAGCAGCTCGGCACGGGAGCGGGCACCGACGCCCTGGTGCTCCGCGGCCCGCTGGACCGCGAAAGCCTGAGTCTCGGTGTGCTGCAACTCCCGGACGCCGCCAGCCGGCTTGCCTGGCTGGCAGACCATCTCGGCGAGCTGCCTGGTTCCGGGATCATCTACACACTGACGGTCGCCGCCGCCGAGGAGGTGACCGCGTACCTGCGCCAGTGCGGCCACACCGTGACCTCGTACACGGGCCGCACGGAGAACGCAGACCGCCAGCAGGCGGAGGAGGACCTGCTCGCGAACCGCGTGAAGGCGCTGGTCGCGACCTCGGCGCTGGGCATGGGGTTCGACAAGCCCGATCTCGGCTTCGTCGTGCACCTCGGATCCCCCTCGTCGCCGATCGCCTACTACCAGCAGGTGGGCCGCGCCGGCCGCGGCGTGGAGCATGCGGAGGTGCTGCTCCTGCCGGGCAAGGAGGACGAGGCGATCTGGCAGTACTTCGCGTCCGTCGCCTTTCCTCCCGAGGAGCTTGTCCGGCGCACTCTCGACGTACTGGCACAGGCAGACAGGCCGCTGTCCCTGCCTGCGCTGGAGCCCTTGGTGGAGCTGCGGCGCACGCGGCTGGAGACCATGCTCAAGGTGCTCGACGTGGACGGTGCGGTGCGCCGGGTCAAGGGCGGCTGGACCACGACGGGTCAGCCGTGGTCCTACGACTCGGAGCGCTATGCGTGGGTGGCCCGGCAGCGCGCGTCGGAGCAGCAGGCGATGCGTGAGTACGCCCGCTCCACCGGCTGCCGGATGGAGTTCCTGAGGCGCCAGCTCGACGACGAGGAGGCGACGCCCTGCGGTCGCTGCGACAACTGCGCGGGAGCGCGATTCAGCGACAAGGTGTCGGCGGGCGCCCTGGACGCGGCGCGCGGCGAGCTCGGCAGGCCGGGAGTCGATGTCGAGCCCCGCAAGATGTGGCCCACCGGGCTGGCCGCTGTCGGCGTCACTCTCAAAGGCCGGATCCCGGAAGGTGAGCAGTCCTTCACCGGGCGGGCGCTGG
Coding sequences within:
- a CDS encoding RecQ family ATP-dependent DNA helicase, with protein sequence MTNADRVELRASADSVLARLVSDTSGRARLREDQWRAIEALVADKRRALVVQRTGWGKSAVYFVATSLLRARGSGPTVIVSPLLALMRNQVEAAARAGIRARSINSSNTEEWETIQSEVAAGEVDVLLVSPERLNNPDFRDQVLPRLSAATGLLVVDEAHCISDWGHDFRPDYRRLRTMLAELPAGVPVLATTATANARVTADVAEQLGTGAGTDALVLRGPLDRESLSLGVLQLPDAASRLAWLADHLGELPGSGIIYTLTVAAAEEVTAYLRQCGHTVTSYTGRTENADRQQAEEDLLANRVKALVATSALGMGFDKPDLGFVVHLGSPSSPIAYYQQVGRAGRGVEHAEVLLLPGKEDEAIWQYFASVAFPPEELVRRTLDVLAQADRPLSLPALEPLVELRRTRLETMLKVLDVDGAVRRVKGGWTTTGQPWSYDSERYAWVARQRASEQQAMREYARSTGCRMEFLRRQLDDEEATPCGRCDNCAGARFSDKVSAGALDAARGELGRPGVDVEPRKMWPTGLAAVGVTLKGRIPEGEQSFTGRALGRLSDIGWGNRLRPMFAPQAPDGPVPDDMADAVVTVLADWAKGPGGWASGDVDAPARPVGVVTIASRTRPRLIGSLGSRIGQVGRMPVLGTVEYVPEALEAHVSRTNSAQRVRALHEALVVPPQLAEALTAAGGPVLLVDDYSESGWTLAVASRLLRRAGAPGVFPLVLAVQS